Below is a genomic region from Neurospora crassa OR74A linkage group VII, whole genome shotgun sequence.
AATATCTTGCTGCACTTTGAACGTGAGCTTGGACAGGTGGTGGAGAAACCATTCCCCGTCCTGCAGAACCCTGTGGTAACGCTTTACCAGCGCACGAGCTCGCTTGACGTCCGCCTCTCCAGCAGCAAGGATATCCGCCTAGACACAAACAATATGTTGGAGGTCGAAGTCATGACTGGCTGGAACGACATTAAGAGTGCTGAGGTGAAGATCAAGTCGGCAACGGGAGGCTTGCGGCTCCTAATGGGGGATGCTGTAATCCTTGATGAGTCGGCAGCCAAGTCAAAGAAAGCCGAGGGTGGAACCTTTACGTTTGGCGCTATCACAAGAGACAGCTCCGTCAAGATCAGTTTCCCTTTTAAGATGGAGCAGGATGTACTCCACGTTGCTGTTAAGGTTGAAGTAACATACACAACCGATAAGGGAACCTTTACGTTCTTCAAGACCTCTTCAGTCTCCATTGCCCTTGCATTAGGCGTCAACGTCCAGGACGTGTTTAAGCACAAGGCGCTTTTCTCCCGGTTCACCGTCTCCACTGCTAGTCCCAGTCCCTTGAGACTGTACAAGAGCGAGCTTATTCCCTCGGAACTCTTCGAGTCACATTACGGAATACCACCAAGCGACCCAGTCGCCATCTTTCCCAAGCAACCGGCCAGTCTGCTGTACAAGATCACCAAGAAACCTGGGGTGACTGTTGGCCCTAACACAAAGAAGACTCTTTACCTGAAGCTCTGGTACAGCGTCTTACAAGACGAGATCGAGGATCTACTCGACAAGACCCTCACCAAAGACCTCGCAGACACACCCCTTCGGCAGTACTCCAAGCTGATCGTCTACAAAGTCCTCGCCTGGAGCCAAAAGCGGCTAACGGCGTATGAACTCGAGAAGTGCACTCTGCTCGGCGAGCTCTCCACCTCTTTTCTATCCGACGTCAACTGGGCAACCCAATTCCCCGGCATCGGGCCCACCTCCAGTTCCTCTCTGAAAGGCGAAGACAGCCATCAAATCGCTGCCCAACTAGCCGCCTTCCTCCGGTCCTGGCTCCTCGCCAATCCCGTCCTCCCCTTATCCGTTCCCAATCACGACAGCTCCCTAATCAGCACCATCCTGATCCCCGTCGACATccctcccatcaccatcgtccACACCACCGACATTATCTTCCAACAACCTCCCTTACCCATCAACTCCAcctctgcctctgcctctgcctctctGGACAACATCCAAGGCCACCCAaccttcatcatcaaccaacaaCTCCCCGCCACCCTCCGGCTCAAATGGACGCGCATCTGGGACACCGTCTACCCTGCGTCCCCTCAACGCTCCGAAGACCTCGAATTCAGCTACGAGATTAACGCTCCGCCTGATACTTGGTTAGTGGGCGGTAGGAGAAAAGGGCACTTTGTTATTCCcgctgctactactactactaccagcAACCCCACAGATCAAGAAGacggggaaaagaaaagtagtagtactagagAAAGTTCAACCCCACAAACAGAAGCCGACATTCCCCTCCTCTTGATCCCGCTCAGAGAGGGGTACCTCCCTTATCCCAGCGTGGATATTAAGCAGGTCAAAGCTACTGCTGTTTCTGCCACTGCTTctcattcttcttcttcttcttcttcgacgacTTCTCCGACCAGAAACAACGAAGGGCAGCaggctggtgctggtgcagtacaacaacaacaacagcaacagcaacaacaacaaccacaaccacaacagccACAGGGACACTACGAAACAGATAATAGGAACCTTGGAGAGGTGGTGCAAGTCATTAGTGACCGGGCGAGGGTGACGCTGAGCTTGGACGCGAGCGGACCGGCGGGGGGACCGTTGGTATTGGAGTGTGAGAGGGTGGGCTtggagggggaagggggtagGGTTGTTGCTTAGCTTAGTTTGGGCTGAACTGCTTAGTGGactcagtcagtcagtcggaACGGGTGACTGACTTATGGAAGCGATGTGAAGTGGGTTGTTTAGGGTAGCcagtttctttttcttgtgttTCTGTAATGATATGATATGATCTGATATGGCGGTAGCAACCTAGACTTTCAGTATAAACGGGGTTTACAATTATGTTGCTTTACCTGTATGAGGAACAAACGAAAAAAAGCATGCATGAAATGTTGATGGGTGGTTGTGCCCGATACACAGTGGATACGTCTAATGAACAAGTGAGGCAAGATGGTAGGTGATATACGGTTGTAGCGTATTTTCTCTAGCATAAGGCTCTGtctcttctctcttcccGTCTTATTTCTTGGCCGGCGATAGCACGATTCCATACCAGATTACTAGATACAAcagggatgatgatgatgactatTCCCAAGACCAAATTATAGGTATTGGGCGGGGTCTATCTAGGTAGTTTAGACTCgtgtgtggtgtgtgtgtgtgtgtctaAACATCTTAAATGCCCTCAAAGTCACCACCGagatcatcctcatccagaTCGCCCTCCTGTATCTCCTTGGCCAAATCACGCTCGCGCTCTCGTGCTTCCTGGGCATTCTTCAGCTCGAGACGGTGCTGGTTCATGGGGAAACGCATGGCCTGCAAAGAAAGAATTTGTGAGCAACAAATCTATCATAACTTCTGGAATTTGAAAgggggagaaagaaaaaaaagaaacatacCTTGACACTCTCATCATGCAGAGCCAAGCAGGCGCGGATACGGTCATGGAACGCCTCGGCCGGTTCGCTGGTGGCATACACGTCGCCCACCTCCTTACTCTTCATGAAGCCGCGCTCCCTGTCGAGCGTGGCCTCGATGACGCCGTCCCTGATCGCCTTGGCCACAATGTACTCGGCACTCTCCTCGCTGCCGAGGTGCAAGCGGATGCAAATGTCGCGGAGCGAAATGCGGCTGTAGCTCAAACTCATCATGCGGATGCCCGTCTTGATGACGTTTTGGCGCAGACGCAAAATCAAGCTATAGGTGCCGTCGCGGCGGAAGGTGTCGGCATGCTGGGCGATGGTGGTCTCGAAGTCCTCGAGGTTGCCGACGCGCACGGCGCGGACGAGCAGGAAGTACGGGTGGAGAGTGGCCTCCATGGTCAGTTGACGGAAGATGGCGCGGTCGGGGATGTCGCCCATGAGGAGCTCTACGACGAGCAGGAGCTTGGTGGCCGTCTGGCTGAAGCCAAGTGCGCAGGCGCTCGAGGGAGCCTTCCGTGTCGCCGCAGTGAGATGCTCATGGGCCTCGGTGTACCGTAGCTGAATAGCCCGGACACGGCCGAGGTAGTACAGGAAACGCGCGACCTGGTTGTTGGCAGCGTTCTCGGGGAACTGGGTATGCTGCACCAGCAGATCGGCCTGGGAGATATGCGACGTGAGGAGGTAGTTCCGGAGCAGGAGGACAATGACGGAAGCCTGGGTGTCGATATCCTTTCGTAGCACGGCGGTTCGGAGAGCGGCGAGGAGGATCGGGCGGATCGACACAATCGGCGACTGGGGGGAAGGCGGGAGGGGAGCGAGCTGCTCGGCAAAGAGCGAGAAGTAAAAGTACACCTTGGCCGAAAGGCTGTCTAATGTGCGGCGGTTGAGGGACTGGATACGCTCGGATAGGAAACGCGACAGGGCGAATCCGCGCTGGAACTGTTTGGTGTCGTAGAGGTGGACCTGCGCCAGAATGCCTAGGAAGATGTCGATCTCAGGAATCACCTCCTTGGGGTCCTTCTTGCCACCGTTCTTCGCTGGCGACTTGGATCCCGAGTCGATCTCCATGTCTGAGCTGCTGCCGAGAGTCACATTTGGCCGGTCGACAGCGAGCAGCAGGTGCTCGGCAACTTGAGTATTGGGTGAGGACGCGGAGAAGGTTTCTGAGACGACTTGTGCGAGGATGTCGGGCGTCAGGCGTTTCCGGATCGACGAGATGGATCGCAGTGCCCGTAGAGAGAATCTGGGATCGAACAGGGCAACAGCACGGTCTAGCAGCGCAAAGTTGCTCTTGATGTCTGCGCAAGCGAGTGATGGTTAGTTCAGCTCACAAAGATAGATGAAGCTGGGGACTGGGAAGGTACCGTACCGCTGATGGTTTGGGCGACGGGGTCGACCTGGGCCTCAACCTCGCCGGCCTTGGTGTCGTCTTCCATGGCAATGTCGCCATCGGCGTCGTTGGGAGGTTGCGCAGAGTTCTGCTTGTTCTTGGGAGGGGGGACTACGACGGTCATTTCGTCCTCGCCTTGCTTTCCCGACTTCTTGGTATCCTTGTCCGTCATGTCGAGATCCTTTCCACCCCAATAGCTTCCGTGCTCAAGTGGTTCCTTATCTGGAGCGGCTCCGGGTTTGGTTATAGGCTGGCTGGGCTGGAGGTCGTGGTTGCTGTGTTGGTAACGGCCCGATGGTCGATGGGAAACGGGGTGATGATGTGGTGGGGGTTGACGGTTGCGTTGGCGCGGTGGGTGATGTTGGAATGCTGTGGtgcggtgatgatgacgccgTTTTGGTGGGCAACCTAATAGAGCAGAGGTATGAGTTCGAGTTGCTTGGGGCGATCTCGCGAAGCGCGCCCTTCTTGCAAGCCTGGAGCAAGCACCtttagcagcagcagctggcaGAGTCGCAGTGGATCTAGCTCTAGGCGGGGAATGGagcactagaggtagagagggAGGTATCTATGGGGGTGACTTCGTCGTCGGCGTTGTTAAGCGAGGGCCAAGGGCAAACtgcttcgtcgtcgttgtcgatggataactacctaggtaattcAATCCAAGCTGTGTACTCGGAGTTCGGTGCAGGAAAGGAAAGTTCAAGCTTCACAGACCCGTGTTTTGCTTGATGGGAGTTGTTGAGCTGATGATTGAAAGGAAGTACCTACCGGTCACGGTTGGGCCAGCATACAAGAGCGGACGACCAACTGAAGGGCCGCCCTGTGCAGTGAGTGAGTGCTATGGTGGCCTTCGGACAAGCTCCAGAAGAGCTTCACACATCTAGGCATTGTGATTGGCCAGATTGTCTTGAATGGGTCCACTGCGGCTCGTCACTGACGTTGTTGATGTGCTGCCTGTCGACGACGTCCAGGCAGGCTCGAGGCAGGGTACTTAGGTACTTAGGTACACCTTACATTACAAGTACTACAAGTGTAGGGTAGACAACATCCAAAACATCTTACCACCTCGACCACCAATGTAGACTTTTACAAACTGAGTTGGTCTTGGGAGACATGGCTCCTATTTCAGGATGGTGTTAGCAACCATTGCCTATACAATATATGGTCCTCGCTTTCTGTCTGCATTCCCAAGATGGCATTATCACGGGGTTGAATATGCATATGCCTCCTGAACCCTGCATCATCTGGCATATCACGGCAAATCTGCACTTGCTTGCAACCCATTATATTTGGAGCTTGTTTCGTAACCCATAAAGGATTGATGCTTCAACCTAAGCCATATTATGGGTAGCTCATGCCAGGGATAAGCATACAAGTATCCCGAGATGAATGTATTTCCTCCGTCTCATCCGGTACGCCACCCTTTTCCATTTCCCACCCCCAAAAGAATTACCACATCCATGCAAACAAGCGAGACCCGAAACCTCTTGTTCATTCTGGTCTGAATACCCTTCCATTAAAGATCCCCCTTGCCCGGCATGACCTTGGCGGCCTGCACCGCGCTCATCTTGGTGATCCACTGAGCATTGGGCTGCACCTTGCGAACCGTCCTGAGCTCGTCACTAGAGTAGCCAGGGATACGGATGTTGTAGGTACGCTCCAAAACAAGCTGGATATCGCGGATCTCAAGAACCTTGGATCCTCTCTCCTTTGCATTGCGGGACGCCGCGTGGAGGACACTCTCTGTAAAGCTATCGGCGAGACCAAGGACGGACTGAAAAGGAATGCCACGTTAGCTGGTTGTGTGGTGATGACTTTGTGAGTTTGCTAAAGGGGGTTAAGGAATGACCGCGGACTTCCgcaaagaaaaacaaaggaTTATCAGGTTGCAAACAACgtacctcctcaacctcaggTGTCAAGAGATTTCCGTCTTGGCCCTCAGCCGTACCACCGCACACCTGCCGAACCAGCTCgtccagcttcttcttgttcaaAACCCTCTCACCCTCGCCCTCAAGCTGGTAGGCCGGGGTCTTCTGCAAGACGGGCTGATTCATGACGCCGACACCGGCTGTGCCACCGCTCAGAGTCGGGCGACCAGGCGGGCCTGCAACGGGCGTGGGAATCTGCGTCGCCTTTTCCGGCAGGGACTTGGCGATGGGGAACTTGGAGGCCTGAATGGTCTGGGGCATAGCGTTGGGGTGAGCGTGGGGATGTCCTTGAGTTGAGCCCGCCGCGCTGCCTGGAACAGTGGTGGGTGTGCCGACCGGCGCAGGGATGTTAGAAGCGGGAATCGAACCGGCACGTTGCTGTCCAGCGAGGTTCATAGCCGCCGCGTGTGAGAGCGGCTGGTTGGGTGTCCGCTGCGGAGTCTGATGTCGCTGTGAGATTTGAGTGGGCGTGCCAGTTGCTTGTACCCCAACCATGCCAGAAGGAATCGCCGTGTTGATGGGTGCAGGTGTAGGAGTGGGCTGCGAGCCAGGCTCGGTTTTGATATGGTTCTgggctggctgctgctgttgctgttgttgcgggATAGCAGCCTGGGTGGCCGGAGTTTGGGTAGCAGGTGCCAGATGTGGCTGCGCTTGTGGCTGCCCTTGAGCTTGTCCCTGTGGTTGAATGGGTGTTTGCgctggttggtgttgtggttgttgttgctgctgcggttgttgctgttgctgaggctgctgaggctgctgtggttgctgttgttgatgttgcatctgttgatgctgctgcaaCTGATTGGCAGTGATTTGAGGTGAATGAGTGGGCGCAGGGGATTGTTGCGCTCCTTGTTGTGGAGGCATTCCACCCACACCCGCCATCTGTCCAGCGTTTTTGGCCGCTTGGATGGCGGCGTTCATGGCGGCTGTGGATGGTGCCATTCCAGCACCCAAGGCTTGCCCTTGACCTTGAACCTGTGTTGGTCCTTGCTGAGGGGCCgcttgaggt
It encodes:
- the rpn-3 gene encoding 26S proteasome non-ATPase regulatory subunit 3 — protein: MTDKDTKKSGKQGEDEMTVVVPPPKNKQNSAQPPNDADGDIAMEDDTKAGEVEAQVDPVAQTISDIKSNFALLDRAVALFDPRFSLRALRSISSIRKRLTPDILAQVVSETFSASSPNTQVAEHLLLAVDRPNVTLGSSSDMEIDSGSKSPAKNGGKKDPKEVIPEIDIFLGILAQVHLYDTKQFQRGFALSRFLSERIQSLNRRTLDSLSAKVYFYFSLFAEQLAPLPPSPQSPIVSIRPILLAALRTAVLRKDIDTQASVIVLLLRNYLLTSHISQADLLVQHTQFPENAANNQVARFLYYLGRVRAIQLRYTEAHEHLTAATRKAPSSACALGFSQTATKLLLVVELLMGDIPDRAIFRQLTMEATLHPYFLLVRAVRVGNLEDFETTIAQHADTFRRDGTYSLILRLRQNVIKTGIRMMSLSYSRISLRDICIRLHLGSEESAEYIVAKAIRDGVIEATLDRERGFMKSKEVGDVYATSEPAEAFHDRIRACLALHDESVKAMRFPMNQHRLELKNAQEARERERDLAKEIQEGDLDEDDLGGDFEGI